A genome region from Scyliorhinus canicula chromosome 16, sScyCan1.1, whole genome shotgun sequence includes the following:
- the LOC119951037 gene encoding calmodulin-like protein 5, producing the protein MIKEVDTNGDDGDGNFSFDNLKAACKSAGVHFSHQDLREMIKEVDTNGDDGDGNFSFDNLKAACKSAGVHFSHQDLREMIKEVDTNGDDGDGNFSFDNLKAACKSAGVHFSHQDLREMIKEVDTNGDGTVDMEEFINLMLQTNLF; encoded by the exons ATGATCAAAGAAGTGGACACTAATGGCGATG ATGGTGATGGAAATTTTTCCTTTGACAATCTCAAAGCCGCTTGCAAATCAGCAGGTGTCCACTTCTCACACCAAGATTTGCGGGAGATGATCAAAGAAGTGGACACTAATGGCGATG ATGGTGATGGAAATTTTTCCTTTGACAATCTCAAAGCCGCTTGCAAATCAGCAGGTGTCCACTTCTCACACCAAGATTTGCGGGAGATGATCAAAGAAGTGGACACTAATGGCGATG ATGGTGATGGAAATTTTTCCTTTGACAATCTCAAAGCCGCTTGCAAATCAGCAGGTGTCCACTTCTCACACCAAGATTTGCGGGAGATGATCAAAGAAGTGGACACTAATGGCGATGGTACAGTGGACATGGAAGAGTTCATCAATCTCATGCTTCAGACAAACCTCTTTTGA